Genomic segment of Colletotrichum destructivum chromosome 5, complete sequence:
TCGGACTCGGTGTAATGCATTCGAAGACTGTCTTGAACATTGGTCTAACAGGCCAAGGTTCCAAGTATCTTCTCGTGAACGCATTACTTGCCAACACCCCGCAAGTCATCATGTCTCTCCTCTACTTCAACTACAATGCCCTCTACACCAGTTTATGTATGGCTACCGAATGGGATAGATTTGGTGGCGAGTACAAAGGTCTACGAGTATCATCTACAAGCAGAGGAGCACAGAGAGGCACCTACTTCCTGCAACTGCCGTACCGCTACTCCCTTCCactcctcttcttttccggGGCTCTTCATTGGCTTATCTCGCAAagcatcttcctcgtcaatCTGGAAATGTACGAGCCTTCATCTGCCAACATACTGTCCAGAGTTCGCGCGGCGGACAGGGGGCCTACAGTATCCTATATGGGCGAGTCAAACTTGACGACATGCGGATGGTCGCCATTGGGAACTGTTTGCACGGTTGTAGTTGCCCTGGTCATGATCGCGTTTCTTCTCGCGTCGGGATGGCGCCGTTTCAAGAACGGCATCATGCCTGTCGCTGGCAGCTGCAGCGCAGCGATATCCGCGGCCTGCCATCCCGACACAGACGAGGCAGAGGCGTGGGAGAAGCCGCTGCGATGGGGTGTGGTGGCCGAGCCATGCGACGAGCCACGACATTGCTCTTTCTCGAGCCTGCCAGTGGAGACCCCTACCAAAGGCCAGTGGTATGCATGAGGTAGAAGCAGAGTGTAGATGCGGGTTGAATGGTTTTTTGCAGTCCGAAGTTTACCATATGTTTAGGATGTGTTTACCAACAGGTGTTCTGCTGGTGTCTGAGAATTAGTCAAATGAGAGGGAATATAACTAAACATATTGGTTGTTGCCAGTTCGAGACATACAATATAGGCAGTCACGTGCAGTGTCTCTTATCGGTCATCGGATGCTTCTTCCCCGGTTCTACCGGGAAAACGCCGGCAATCTTATCTCAGCGAGACCCCGTAGATGACACCTGTGAGCTACGGACGGAACAGACGGAGCCAGTGCGCGGCGAGAGTGTTTAAGCAGCTTCAAGGAGGTGGACAAGCACCTCTCCCTCCACCATAACTTCTCTCCTCTACATGTGATCGAACACCCAATTACACGGCACGATGCGCCGTATCAACCTAGTCTTGCTGGCGACAACCGCCCAGCTGTGCGGGGCCCGTCATCCCGGCTTCAGTATCCACGACGACCTCGTAGCTTATCCCCAGGTTCGTCCGAAGCCAACGACCAACGCCCGCGACGGACCCGTGACATGCTGACCCCGTGTGTGCGCGCTTGCAGTACGAGATTGTCTTTTCGGATTCATTTATTTTAGAACACGATGCGCAGGCACTGCTGGACCGCGTGAGCCCGCATTCGACGTACTCTGCGGAGTTCTCGACCTCTTCCGACATCTCGCAGAACGTCCGAGAggctgccgacggcgacgacggtgacaGCGGCTCGGCAGACGTCTTTGAGAAGTACGAAATCATGAACATGAACCCCTCGAAATACCTCTGCTCGATTCCTGTCCTGGAGCCGCAGACGCCCGAGAACCACACGGCGACGGAGCTCGCGAAGCAGGAGGAGGCGCGGGAACTGGCCAAGGCGTCGGCGCACGGCTGGGAGCTActcgacgagctggatgGAAACTGCCTATACTTCATGTCCGGGTGGTGGAGCTACAGCTTCTGCTACAACCGCGAGGTCACCCAGTTCCACGCCCTCCCGACGGTGCCCAACGGGCAGCCGCCGGTCCGCGACCCCCACACGGCCAAGTACGTGCTCGGCCAGGTGCAACCGTCGCCcagccagcggcggcagacacagaacaacgacggcgagcagcaTCAGGAGGCGGCCCACCAGTCTTGGGACCCGCCGGCGAACACGGATCTGCAGGTCAAGGGCGACCAACGTTACCTCGTCCAGAGGATGGAGGGCGGCACCCTCTGCGACCTGACGGGCCGCGACCGGACGATCGAGGTGCAGTACCACTGCGTGCCGGGTATCAAGGGGGACCGCATCGGCTGGATCAAGGAGGTCACCACATGCGCGTACCTCATGGTCGTCAACACCCCGCGCCTCTGCGACGACGTTGCCTTCCTCCCGCCGCGGGTCACGAGAGCAAACCCCATCAGCTGTCAGCTCATCCTCCCGTCGGACGACGTTGACGCGCAGGCCGAGTGGCACCGTCAAAAGACGTTGGAGGCTGAGGAGGcgatgacggagaagaaggtaGACGTTGccaccggctccggcggcaaAGAGGAGCAGTCAGGACAGCTGAAGCAGAGCCATAAGGGCGCCAACGGCCGGGACGGGGCGCAGAAGGGCGTCAACGTTGGCGGGGTCATTGTCGGGGCGCGCAACGTGCTCgcagacggcgacgaggagggcaagcCACCGACCAAgctcgcgccgccgcgcagCTACCTCCCGGGACGCGGGCACGGCCCCCTGGTGGAGATCATCGCCAGCGCCAAGAGCAAGGCGGAAGGGGGTGCGACGGAGGTGCTCGACGAGAGcgagctgaagaagctggacCTGAGCCCCGAGCTCGTGGAGGAAATGCGAGCGGAGCTGGAGCGCATCGCGGGCGACAAGGGCTGGAAGCTCGAGGTGGTGGAGCAGCCGGGCGACCCGAGGGAGATCCGGGGCATCGTCGACCACGGCTCCGAAGGGGAGCTTGGCGAGGATGTCGccaaggggaagaggaagaagaaggcggcggcggccgtggagGGAAGGGCACAGcagcaggacgaggaccaGGAACAAGAGCAGGAGGGTAGCGAGGAGCACTTTTTCCATGAGGAGCTCTGACACGCGCCGTCTTAGTTTTTTGTCCGAGATGGCTAGCATTGGCGTTTGGGATGCGGTCTTGTATGGAAGCGCAGAAGTACGCTACGCATGGCATGATGCCTCACTGGCTCTCTAGCTCTAAACTGTTTCATTCTCTCAGTGACGCTGATCACGTCTGCCAAGAAGTTTATGCCTCTTCCACCTCCATCTTCATTGCAAATCGTCCGAAGAGCGGACGTCGCAATGGACGAACAGCATCCAAAACTTCACAGCAGATGTTGTTTGGTATGACACGAGAAgggctctctctcacccccTTCAGGCATGTTTCATTGCTCTGAGGGATTTACAGCTGGCGTCCAACGACACGACACGCCTCCTTAACCCTTGACCCAGTAGTCTCTACCTCGGAATTTATGACACATCACTCCGGGCTGGAAGGCATCTAGGCCGTCCATCCGTACGTAGATAGGGGATTTAGGTAAGGTTGATAGTCGGATATGCCGTCTGTACGTACTCCTCTTTGATCCTGTGTGAGGCTCCTGCTCTGAGTTACTCTTTCCTAGAGCAGGCACCTCCCTTGTTCTTGCCCTATTTGCTCCTCCTGTTCAAGCCAAAAGGCAACTGCTATCCACCTTCGCTCTCCGGTTACTTCCACAACTACCACCATCCGCCTCTTGGCATTTGGCTGACCTTGGACGGAAGGCGCTCTCTCCCACCTTCGGATGCAACTCCGAGCACAACATCTACAGTGCGCCCGAGCTCTAACTTTTCAGCTTCGTTTCTCAATTTCGGCCAGATACCTCTGCCAAGTACCATCGTGTGGTCTGGCCTAGTCTATCCTGCTCGTTGGATCGTGCGTCTCAATCACACCCACCTTTCCCAAGCATACTTCCCAGCGGCACACACATGTTTGGACGGCCGCCCCGGAGACAACACTCTGCTCATCAACCGCCACGCCGGGCATGACCCATCCGAGGAACCTGCCCTCGAAGACGCCGCTCGGATTCGGCAACTTGACGCGATACCACACGGTGGGCGAGCCAGGACatgtcgccctcgccttGCACCGCCTCCCCACGCGTCTGAAGAGCATGTCCCAACATATCACCAACCACAAGACTGGACACCATGCCCAAAAGAGCAAACTGGGATCACCCTGAACCGCATCTTGAGCTTTCCccgctcccccccccccccccccccccccccccccaaacatTCTAGAATGACTTCTGAGCTTCTTTCCAGGGGCATCAACCAGTTCGCCGGATCAAAACACTCGGAATACTCGGCCCAGGGGCATGAGCATCGTCGCTGATCTCCTCACTGGGTCTGCACTTTCGGCCACGCCTGGTACTGGATACACGATGTACTTTGCAAAGAACTCAGTTGCTCGACCTGCCATCGGGACCCTCAGGCCAGCCTCTCAATCTCGGCGGCTACACATGCTTACATCGCAGGGAGAACTGGCAAAGTTTGTTGAGGCCACAACATGATCCTCTCGGCAGCATCCCCCCACAGTGATTCTGCAGATACGACAGGGATGGGTGACGTTTTGAGCGGCAATGCCCGTCTTCAAGGTTGAACTGCGATCGACTTAGCTTTGAGGCTACGCTGTGTTCTTGTTGGAAGAAGTTTTTCCTGCCCACGTCTCATGACACCCTCACTTGGGCAGCACACTCGGAGCATACAGCCCTACCAGCGTCACTGGGGCTCAACTGCCCAGCGGCCTTGGCCATTACGCGATGGACTACTGTGGTTGCAGACAAAGGTTTGACCCCCACGTCAGGTAAAATGTAAAGGTGCATCCACGCTTACTTTCGCGGCAGTACACCTAGTTACCCACGTACTCAAGTTTCACTCCAGCCGGTCAACGTTTTGACAAGGGCTGAGCTACTCAGCCTAACCCTGCGCAATATCAAACCTGGAGGGAAAACTTGCCGTTTACGGTTGCCATACTACCCATAACTGTTCATCTTAAGGTTGGGAACCGCTTGGCACAAAGTATTTTCCAAGCAACCACGCCCTGTTCGGTTTTTACAATGTCTTATCTGGGTCGTCAATGCATCGATTTGGCGATCGGCAGGCCACCCGAGCCCCTCGCCAGTCATCAAAATGATCTTCGTTCCTGCGCCCGTTTCCCCCCATCGGCTCCCCCGGATTCGATATTACATGGGCAGAGAATGGCACCCGTCACAATATGAAAGAGACCCCCCAATACCACCATGGTGTGTCACATTCCATGGCCCAAGCCGTGCGGCTCCTTGTCTGTCTAGCTTATGCACCTGTCATCAAAACCATGAGTGGCTGGCTCCAATGCCGGTAGCAGGACGACGATCGCGGCAGCGATGCATCTCGAAGATTCGACGGCCAGGAACCCCCCGTTGGAACAAGTCGTGAAGATGGCATGCGAGAAGTGATCGGCAACTTTACCATGTTTTCGGCTTTGCACGTACCGCTACGGTCAAGTCAGTCTGTCGTGTGGtacatacatcgtacagaTACGGGGCAGTCATAATCGAAGTTCATGGAAAATTTCGTCACGTGTTGACGAGTGCTGATGTTGGCTGGGGAGTCCAAGCCCGACGGCGTTTACGGCGAGTATGCATACATACCTGTCCAAGGACATTCCAGCACTGCACAACGGCTAGTTGTATGGGTGAAACTCAGGCCGGGCGCACGACTAAGCCAGCTAATCGAAGGGATTCGGGCGTTAGGAACATGGGCATTCTCAGTAAAGTTCTGGCAATCGGTCAAAGTTATAGCAACGGCGGCTAGTCTGGAGAAGCTCCTACTCCAGCCCCCAGGGGAAGACGCGGCATCCCCGGACTCCGCGGTGACGGGGGCAcgaacaagaacaagaacaacaacaagaacaccaacaacaacagaaaaGCTCGCAGCAGGTGGTCaacggcggtggtggcggggATGGTGCCTGTGGTTGGCTCCGCTCGGCGGTACTCGCAGTGGAGGAAGTCGATGCGTCTTGGCGAGAGGAGCGGGCGGATGCCGGGCACGCATCCAGGAGCCAGACAAATCCCTCCGTTAGCAGAGGGGCCGGAATAGCGCCGCACATGGTTTTTGATCCAAAATAGCTGGGC
This window contains:
- a CDS encoding Putative mannose-6-phosphate receptor binding domain superfamily, MRH domain, protein OS-9; the encoded protein is MRRINLVLLATTAQLCGARHPGFSIHDDLVAYPQYEIVFSDSFILEHDAQALLDRVSPHSTYSAEFSTSSDISQNVREAADGDDGDSGSADVFEKYEIMNMNPSKYLCSIPVLEPQTPENHTATELAKQEEARELAKASAHGWELLDELDGNCLYFMSGWWSYSFCYNREVTQFHALPTVPNGQPPVRDPHTAKYVLGQVQPSPSQRRQTQNNDGEQHQEAAHQSWDPPANTDLQVKGDQRYLVQRMEGGTLCDLTGRDRTIEVQYHCVPGIKGDRIGWIKEVTTCAYLMVVNTPRLCDDVAFLPPRVTRANPISCQLILPSDDVDAQAEWHRQKTLEAEEAMTEKKVDVATGSGGKEEQSGQLKQSHKGANGRDGAQKGVNVGGVIVGARNVLADGDEEGKPPTKLAPPRSYLPGRGHGPLVEIIASAKSKAEGGATEVLDESELKKLDLSPELVEEMRAELERIAGDKGWKLEVVEQPGDPREIRGIVDHGSEGELGEDVAKGKRKKKAAAAVEGRAQQQDEDQEQEQEGSEEHFFHEEL